Below is a window of Fibrobacter sp. UWB10 DNA.
TGCTCCCGCGAAAGAGCGAACTCAAGCGCCCCGGCCCCCGCGATAGCTTTAGGCGTAAACTCACCCTGGCGGCAAACATTGACCAGGTGGTGATTGTCGCGAGCGTGACGCAGCCGGAATTCAACTACGGATTTATGGACCGCTTTTTACTGGCGGCGAACCTGAATAACTTGCCGTTCGTGCTGGTGCTGACCAAGATGGACCTGCTACCGAATGGCGAAGCCGACCTGAACGATGATATCCGCGACTTCATGAGCATTGTGGACAAGGTGATTCCCGTGAGCGTGAAGACGGGAGTGGGCCTGGAACGCCTGCGCGAGGAACTCCTGGGCAAGTCGTCTGTGTTCAGCGGACAGAGCGGCGTGGGCAAGTCGACGCTGGTGAATGCCTTGGTGCCGGGTGCGGAACTTGAAACGGGTGCCGTGCGTGAACGCGACGGAAAGGGTAGGCATACGACGACTTCTTCGAGCTTGTTCGATTTTCCGGGTGGCGGTTACGTGATCGATACGCCGGGGATTAGGAGCATTGGTCTTGCCGACGGTGACGATGACATGGACGGCGAGACCTTGGCGAAGATATTCCCGGGATTTTTCGAGGGTGACTTGTTTACTTGTAAGTACAGCAATTGCAAGCATCTGAAAGAACCGGGCTGCTCGGTGCGCGCGGCGGTGGAATCGGGTAAGCTTTCGCGAGCCCGCTATGCGAGTTATTTGAGAATTTTGAATTCTAGGAATTAGGTTTGGGTGTTGTAATGGATATTGCTATTAAGATTACCTTGGTCGCGTCGATTGTGCTGGTGGGCTATAACCTTCACCAGTTGGTGACGAGTTACGAGGCAATTTGCGAAAAGGTCAAGGAATTCAAGGCGATGGCGCTGGAAAACGATTCGGACGAAGGCGCTGTACGGCGTTCGAACTTCGTGTTGACGGGAACCCTTTCGGTCTTGTTTATCGTGCTGACTTACCTTTCGGATTTTGCTTACTGGGTCGTGGGAGCCGTATTTGTGAAACTTGCGGTTTCGATGTATTTGTCGCATTTGGAAATTTCGCAGATTTTCAAGGAAAATTCGATTCGTCCGAAGTTCTTCAAGATTACCAAGGTAGATGCCGCGGTGAATGTCTTGATGGGGCTTGGAGTGGCGGTAATTGCCGTATCGTGAGGTGCCTATGAAAAAGATAATCGCCCTGCTCGTATTTGCGCTATTTGCCTGTGTGCCGGCCTGGTCGCAGACGAATGCCGGTGTTGCCCCGACAGCGGGTGCTGCCACGGGAGCTTCGGCAGGACCATTGCTGAACGGAATCCGTACGCCGTTGGTTGTGGGCGGTGCGCTTGGCTTTGGCTCGGGCACGGGTGTTGGCTCTGACCGCGGTATCGGACTGCGCCAGATTGAACCGTTTATTGGTTTCTGGTATCCGGGGCTGGCATTCTTGCGCGTGGGCTACGGCATGTACGGCTACGAAGAGGAATCGGATGACGACGATTATCAGGTGGACCATTCGGAAATCGATTTCGAATTGGGTATGCACCTGCTGGGTGAAGTCTACTTGATGGGCTCTTATTCGCGCGTGAAGGAACTGAGTGACATGGGCGATGTGGCTTGGAATGAATGGGGCGCGGGCTTTGGTTCGATGTTTTCCATTTTCTCGAAGACGATGTTGTTTGCCGAAGTCGCTTACCGCTGGGTGCTGACGCATTACGATCCGTTCTTGGACAAGAAGGTTCATGGTGGCCGTATTCAGTTGAACTTGGGCTTTTCGGCGTACGTGTATTAGTGAATTTATCTTAGGAATTTGTTTTGTCTGATTATAAGAAGAATGTTGCTGTTTTAGGGGGAGCGTTCGATCCGGTTCATTTGGACCATATTAGGGTTGCAAAGACTTGTCTGCAAAAAGGGTTTTGTGACGAGGTTTGGTTTATGCCAAGCCCTGACCGTTGGGACAAGAAACTGAATGCTAGCCCCGAAGACCGCTTTGCTATGTTGGAACTCGCCATGGAAGGCGACCCGCGGCTGATTCTTTCGGACTTGGAAATTGAACAGGGTGACTTTCGTGGTTCGTACGTGTTCTTGTGCGGACTTAAGGAAAAATTCCCGGACATTAACTTTCGCTTGCTGACCGGTGCCGATACGTATGATGGCATTCCGCATTGGCGCGACCCGATGAACTTTTTCGGCACGAATTACAACGGCCACTTGCTTTTGCGCGATATTGA
It encodes the following:
- a CDS encoding nicotinate-nicotinamide nucleotide adenylyltransferase, which encodes MSDYKKNVAVLGGAFDPVHLDHIRVAKTCLQKGFCDEVWFMPSPDRWDKKLNASPEDRFAMLELAMEGDPRLILSDLEIEQGDFRGSYVFLCGLKEKFPDINFRLLTGADTYDGIPHWRDPMNFFGTNYNGHLLLRDIELIVFARNGYPKPDMVAHKAKGYADLLWLGPEQGFEGVYSSTAIRKALLCGEEPKGLHPKVYEYIKQHNLYRE
- the rsgA gene encoding ribosome small subunit-dependent GTPase A, with product MLNNEFDDEPEPLRRVKPTRRDHRSRRIDVMRELESGVVDERPVKERFSREFKNPRIKKIKDPLEKIDEKDCVEGLVVEVHRRTCEVRLPEEGTVTAMYRATTSKALGEFPAVGDRVLLGQVNEDEDSGEGVGSQKYCVVRVLPRKSELKRPGPRDSFRRKLTLAANIDQVVIVASVTQPEFNYGFMDRFLLAANLNNLPFVLVLTKMDLLPNGEADLNDDIRDFMSIVDKVIPVSVKTGVGLERLREELLGKSSVFSGQSGVGKSTLVNALVPGAELETGAVRERDGKGRHTTTSSSLFDFPGGGYVIDTPGIRSIGLADGDDDMDGETLAKIFPGFFEGDLFTCKYSNCKHLKEPGCSVRAAVESGKLSRARYASYLRILNSRN